In Clostridium swellfunianum, a genomic segment contains:
- a CDS encoding peptidylprolyl isomerase has product MKNIRKIVAAALVSVLVVGATGCNMITKTEAGVKKSPVAKFNNTTITKGELDEKMAPALEQLKAQYGENFKNDTQGKEAYAQAQQEFLDNMILEKIITKKADEKKITVEDKEITDKIEELKKAYTEDQIKSMGYKDGYNDAEFKATVKNIVMSNKLYEDTTKDVTVDDAKAQEFYNSNQSSFTEKPNTIKLAHILVATEDEAKKVKERVDNKEDFGKLAKELSTDTGSKDNAGEYEVPVVNSGFDPTFMAAALALKTGEVSAPIQTQHGWHIIKSISKTDYPVKKFDDVKEDIKKQLLDQAKQAKMNETVEQWKTDAKIKKYDKNLNL; this is encoded by the coding sequence GTGAAAAACATTAGAAAAATAGTAGCGGCGGCACTTGTTAGTGTGTTAGTTGTGGGAGCTACAGGCTGCAATATGATAACTAAAACAGAGGCAGGAGTTAAGAAAAGTCCTGTTGCTAAATTTAATAATACAACTATTACAAAAGGGGAGCTTGATGAAAAGATGGCTCCAGCGTTAGAACAGTTAAAGGCTCAATATGGAGAAAATTTCAAGAATGATACTCAAGGAAAGGAAGCTTATGCTCAAGCTCAGCAGGAGTTCCTAGATAATATGATTCTTGAAAAAATAATAACAAAAAAAGCTGACGAAAAGAAGATAACTGTTGAGGATAAAGAGATAACTGACAAAATAGAAGAGCTTAAAAAGGCTTATACTGAAGATCAGATAAAATCAATGGGTTATAAAGATGGGTATAATGATGCTGAGTTTAAAGCTACTGTAAAGAATATAGTTATGTCCAATAAGCTTTATGAAGATACTACAAAGGATGTTACTGTAGATGATGCAAAGGCTCAGGAATTCTATAATTCCAACCAATCTAGCTTTACTGAAAAGCCAAACACAATTAAGCTTGCTCATATCTTAGTTGCAACTGAAGATGAAGCTAAGAAGGTAAAGGAAAGAGTAGATAATAAAGAAGACTTTGGAAAGCTTGCAAAAGAGCTTTCTACAGATACAGGTTCAAAGGATAATGCTGGAGAATATGAAGTGCCAGTTGTTAATTCTGGCTTCGATCCAACCTTTATGGCAGCTGCTTTAGCTTTAAAGACAGGAGAAGTATCAGCTCCAATACAGACACAACATGGATGGCATATAATTAAGAGCATCAGCAAGACTGATTATCCTGTTAAGAAGTTTGATGATGTTAAGGAAGATATCAAAAAGCAGCTTCTTGATCAAGCTAAGCAAGCGAAAATGAATGAAACAGTGGAACAGTGGAAAACTGATGCAAAAATTAAAAAATACGATAAAAATTTAAATTTATAA
- the spoVT gene encoding stage V sporulation protein T has product MKATGIVRRIDDLGRVVIPKEIRRTLRIREGDPLEIFTDREGGVILKKYSPIGELTDFSKEYAESLQQSIGHIVLIADKDAVISASGAPKKDFVEKKISNELEKAMEDRKTILLGEGGGKVIPLYDDEDAEGKYSSQIVSPIIAEGDAIGAVIILAKQPGEKLGDLEMKLAETASAFLGKQMEQ; this is encoded by the coding sequence ATGAAAGCTACTGGAATAGTTAGAAGAATAGACGATTTAGGAAGAGTTGTTATTCCGAAGGAAATAAGAAGAACTCTTAGAATTAGAGAAGGAGATCCACTTGAAATATTTACTGATAGAGAAGGTGGAGTAATACTAAAGAAATACTCTCCGATAGGCGAGTTAACAGACTTTTCAAAGGAATATGCAGAATCACTTCAACAGTCCATAGGACATATAGTTCTTATAGCGGATAAAGATGCGGTGATTTCAGCTAGTGGAGCACCAAAGAAGGATTTCGTAGAAAAGAAGATAAGCAATGAGCTTGAAAAAGCTATGGAGGACAGAAAAACTATATTACTAGGAGAAGGTGGAGGAAAGGTTATACCTCTATATGATGATGAAGATGCAGAAGGAAAATATTCATCACAAATAGTATCCCCAATAATAGCAGAAGGCGATGCAATTGGGGCAGTTATCATACTAGCAAAGCAGCCAGGAGAAAAGCTTGGAGATCTAGAGATGAAACTAGCCGAAACTGCATCAGCCTTTTTAGGAAAGCAAATGGAACAATAG
- the pth gene encoding aminoacyl-tRNA hydrolase, producing MYLIVGLGNPGVEYAHTRHNVGFDIIDLIAEKYNIRMNRIKFKGTCGDGLIGGEKILLLKPSTYMNLSGESLVEAANFYKIPRENIIVIYDDVSLEVGRMRIRPEGSAGGHNGIKNIILHLSSEMFPRIKVGVGQPKDGLIPHVLGRFPKEERETLEKLFPAAADAVEAIIKYGVTEAMNKYNGFKTN from the coding sequence ATGTACTTAATTGTTGGATTAGGAAACCCTGGAGTCGAGTATGCGCATACAAGACACAATGTAGGTTTTGATATAATAGACTTAATTGCAGAAAAGTATAATATAAGGATGAATAGGATAAAATTTAAAGGTACATGCGGGGATGGACTTATTGGGGGAGAAAAAATATTACTATTAAAGCCATCTACTTACATGAATTTAAGCGGTGAAAGTTTAGTAGAAGCTGCTAATTTTTATAAGATTCCAAGAGAAAATATAATAGTTATTTATGATGATGTAAGTCTTGAAGTTGGAAGAATGAGAATAAGACCAGAGGGAAGTGCTGGCGGACACAATGGAATAAAAAATATTATACTTCACCTGTCTTCAGAGATGTTTCCACGTATAAAGGTTGGTGTGGGGCAGCCAAAAGACGGGTTAATTCCGCATGTTCTCGGGCGTTTTCCAAAGGAAGAAAGAGAAACCTTAGAGAAGCTGTTTCCAGCAGCAGCTGATGCAGTTGAAGCAATTATAAAATATGGTGTTACTGAAGCTATGAATAAGTATAATGGCTTTAAGACAAATTAA
- the mfd gene encoding transcription-repair coupling factor, producing the protein MRLKGVMQPLKESNEFKEIINAIEKRRYPIGVFGLSESARSYLINGVYDELDKPFLILSHSDVEAKNIYEDLNLYLPNVFYFPTKEVVFYNIDAISGDLRWERLKVIREMTRKSKKIIVASIESVAQKYIPFELYKEFTFSYKLGDTINLEELNEKLVQCGYERVDMVDAKGQFSIRGGIMDIFPPFGTLPYRIELFGDEVDSIRTFNTESQRSIEKVKSIEIFPAKEMILSRESIAKAVSSIEEDLKTVTASLKAKKNKDAMEKINSATKRNLETLKESWSFETIESFLPYFYNNTSSFLEYIKEGFVIVDDVQRCQGKLESVYFEFEENYKNFLQLGNVLPGQGNLLISKEELLEKLTYSNVLTMNAIPKSAKILAPRAVVSFTQITLHNYHGQLDLLIEDIKDKKARGFRTIILSGTRPRGERLVSTLRDRGIESSYSDVVNELELGQVVITFGNQLRGFEYPDLKICVISDKEVFGEAKRKKTSKPKKGVSKIKSFTELKLGDYVVHTNHGIGVYRGIKQLELEGHKKDYLQLTYDNGDMLYVPVDQLDLVQKYIGQEGKTPKVNKLGGTEWAKAKSKVKRSIEEIAEDLVKLYAMRSTLKGHSFHKDTVWQKQFEEEFPYDETPDQLNAIEEIKKDMESDKPMDRLLCGDVGYGKTEVAIRAAFKAVMDGKQVAFLVPTTILAEQHYNNFVQRFSDFPVRVDMVSRFRTPTQQKSTLKSVKEGNVDILIGTHRLLQKDIQFKDLGLLIIDEEQRFGVTHKEKLKELKKNIDSLTLSATPIPRTLHMSLVGVRDISVIETPPEERYPIQTYVVEFNEQLIRDAIMREINRGGQVYFVYNRVETIRDMASYLQKLVPEARIAVGHGQMNEKELEDVILGFVKNEYDILVATTIIETGMDIPNVNTIIINDADKMGLSQLYQLRGRVGRSNRIAYAYLTYKKDKILTEVAEKRLRAIKEFTELGSGFKIAMKDLEIRGAGNMMGSSQHGHMAAIGYDLYCRMLEDMVKLIKGEIEKEPIETTVELKVDAFIPGDYISDEMQKIEVYKKIAAISSLEDMMEVQDELIDRFSDIPPSVENLMNIAYIRSIAKTLGIEEIKERREELWFRFESKDWIKPELVNGLLGKYSKNISFKEDKKPTLVYRLMDLKREELIPKVREIMENMKVSVAIK; encoded by the coding sequence ATGAGATTAAAGGGCGTAATGCAGCCTTTAAAGGAAAGTAATGAATTTAAAGAAATAATAAATGCTATAGAAAAGCGCAGATATCCAATTGGTGTATTTGGGCTTTCTGAGTCTGCCCGAAGTTATCTTATAAATGGTGTTTATGATGAACTGGATAAGCCATTTTTAATTTTAAGCCACAGCGATGTAGAAGCTAAAAACATATATGAGGATTTAAATTTATACCTTCCAAATGTGTTTTATTTTCCTACAAAGGAGGTTGTATTTTACAACATAGATGCAATCTCAGGCGACCTTAGGTGGGAGAGACTTAAGGTAATAAGAGAAATGACTAGAAAGAGTAAGAAGATTATTGTTGCTTCTATTGAGTCTGTTGCTCAAAAATATATTCCCTTTGAGCTTTACAAGGAGTTTACCTTTAGTTACAAGCTTGGAGATACAATAAATCTTGAAGAGCTCAATGAAAAGCTTGTTCAATGCGGCTATGAAAGAGTAGATATGGTTGATGCTAAAGGACAGTTTTCTATAAGAGGAGGAATAATGGATATATTTCCACCCTTTGGAACGCTGCCCTATAGAATTGAGCTTTTTGGAGATGAAGTTGACTCTATAAGAACCTTTAATACCGAATCTCAAAGAAGTATTGAGAAGGTTAAAAGCATTGAGATTTTCCCTGCTAAGGAAATGATACTAAGCAGAGAGAGTATAGCTAAGGCCGTAAGTTCCATAGAAGAGGATTTAAAGACTGTTACAGCATCCTTAAAAGCTAAGAAGAATAAAGATGCTATGGAAAAGATAAATTCAGCTACAAAGAGAAATCTGGAGACTTTAAAGGAGAGCTGGAGTTTCGAAACCATAGAAAGCTTTCTACCATACTTTTACAACAATACTTCAAGCTTTTTAGAATATATAAAAGAAGGCTTTGTAATTGTTGATGATGTTCAAAGGTGTCAAGGAAAGCTTGAAAGTGTATATTTTGAGTTTGAAGAAAACTATAAGAATTTTCTTCAGCTTGGAAATGTTCTTCCTGGACAAGGTAATCTCCTTATATCAAAAGAAGAACTCTTAGAAAAGCTTACCTACAGCAATGTGCTTACTATGAACGCTATACCAAAGTCGGCAAAAATATTGGCTCCAAGAGCTGTAGTTAGCTTTACTCAAATAACTCTCCATAACTATCATGGACAATTAGACCTTCTTATTGAAGATATAAAAGATAAGAAAGCTAGAGGGTTTAGAACAATAATATTATCAGGTACAAGGCCCAGAGGTGAAAGGCTTGTTTCAACTCTTAGGGATAGAGGCATTGAAAGCTCTTATAGTGACGTTGTAAATGAACTTGAATTAGGTCAGGTAGTCATAACCTTTGGCAATCAGCTGAGGGGTTTTGAATATCCAGATCTTAAAATATGTGTTATATCTGATAAGGAAGTTTTCGGTGAAGCAAAAAGAAAGAAGACCTCCAAGCCTAAGAAGGGTGTAAGCAAGATAAAGAGCTTTACAGAACTTAAGCTTGGAGATTATGTTGTTCACACTAATCATGGTATAGGTGTTTACAGAGGTATAAAGCAGCTAGAACTGGAAGGTCATAAAAAAGATTACTTACAGCTTACCTACGACAATGGAGACATGCTTTATGTACCTGTTGACCAGCTTGACCTTGTTCAAAAATATATAGGACAGGAAGGCAAAACTCCAAAGGTTAATAAGCTTGGAGGTACAGAATGGGCCAAGGCTAAGAGCAAGGTTAAAAGATCTATCGAAGAAATTGCTGAGGATTTGGTTAAACTGTATGCTATGCGTTCAACCTTAAAAGGCCACAGTTTTCATAAGGACACTGTGTGGCAAAAGCAATTTGAAGAGGAATTTCCTTACGATGAAACTCCAGACCAGTTAAATGCTATTGAAGAAATCAAGAAGGATATGGAGTCTGATAAGCCTATGGATAGGCTCCTTTGCGGAGACGTAGGCTATGGAAAAACAGAAGTGGCAATTCGTGCTGCCTTTAAAGCTGTTATGGACGGTAAGCAAGTAGCTTTTTTAGTTCCTACAACAATACTTGCTGAACAGCACTACAATAATTTTGTGCAGAGATTTTCAGACTTTCCAGTTAGAGTAGATATGGTAAGCCGCTTTAGGACGCCTACTCAGCAGAAAAGTACTTTAAAGTCTGTTAAAGAAGGTAACGTTGATATCCTTATTGGAACTCATAGACTTCTCCAAAAAGATATACAGTTTAAGGATTTAGGACTTTTAATTATTGATGAAGAGCAGCGTTTTGGAGTTACACACAAGGAGAAGCTTAAGGAACTTAAAAAGAATATTGATAGCTTAACCTTGTCTGCCACACCTATTCCGAGGACTCTTCACATGTCTTTGGTGGGGGTTAGAGATATAAGTGTTATAGAAACTCCTCCGGAGGAAAGATATCCTATTCAAACCTATGTGGTAGAGTTTAATGAACAGCTTATTAGAGATGCTATCATGAGAGAGATAAACAGAGGTGGACAGGTGTATTTTGTCTATAACCGGGTTGAAACTATAAGAGACATGGCGAGCTACCTTCAAAAGCTAGTGCCAGAAGCTAGAATTGCAGTTGGACATGGACAAATGAATGAAAAGGAGCTTGAAGATGTAATTCTTGGCTTTGTAAAAAACGAGTACGATATACTAGTAGCAACAACCATAATTGAAACAGGTATGGATATTCCAAATGTAAATACTATAATAATAAATGATGCAGACAAGATGGGGCTTTCGCAGCTTTATCAGCTAAGAGGGAGAGTCGGACGTTCTAACAGAATAGCTTATGCTTATCTTACCTACAAAAAAGATAAGATATTAACAGAGGTTGCCGAAAAGAGACTTAGGGCTATTAAAGAGTTTACAGAGCTTGGCTCAGGGTTTAAGATTGCTATGAAAGACCTTGAGATAAGAGGAGCGGGAAACATGATGGGCTCTTCTCAGCATGGGCATATGGCTGCCATAGGATACGATTTGTATTGCAGAATGCTTGAGGACATGGTTAAGCTTATAAAGGGCGAGATTGAGAAGGAACCTATAGAAACTACCGTAGAACTTAAGGTTGATGCATTTATACCTGGAGATTATATAAGTGATGAAATGCAAAAAATTGAAGTTTATAAAAAGATTGCAGCTATTAGCTCTCTTGAGGATATGATGGAAGTACAAGACGAGCTTATAGATAGATTTTCGGATATTCCGCCATCTGTTGAAAATTTAATGAATATTGCTTATATAAGAAGTATAGCGAAAACGCTTGGCATTGAGGAAATAAAGGAAAGAAGAGAAGAGCTTTGGTTCCGGTTTGAAAGCAAGGATTGGATTAAGCCTGAGCTTGTGAATGGGCTTCTAGGAAAGTACAGTAAAAATATTTCTTTTAAAGAAGACAAAAAACCTACTCTAGTTTATAGGCTTATGGATTTAAAGAGAGAAGAACTTATACCTAAGGTTAGGGAGATAATGGAAAATATGAAAGTAAGTGTTGCAATAAAGTAA